From Elephas maximus indicus isolate mEleMax1 chromosome 25, mEleMax1 primary haplotype, whole genome shotgun sequence, the proteins below share one genomic window:
- the LOC126067337 gene encoding beta-defensin 119-like, whose product MKLLFLFLAILLAMEPVVSGRRYPLPCMGNKGVCRTSCKKDEQPYLYCKNYQPCCLQSYMRISLVGGEENSDWARGNRWP is encoded by the exons ATGaagcttctttttctgtttcttgccatCCTTCTGGCCATGGAACCAGTGGTGTCAG GCAGACGTTACCCCCTTCCATGCATGGGTAACAAGGGAGTGTGCAGAACCTCTTGCAAAAAGGATGAACAACCCTACCTCTATTGCAAAAATTATCAACCATGCTGCCTCCAGTCCTACATGAGAATAAGCCTGGTTGGCGGAGAGGAAAACAGCGACTGGGCCCGAGGGAACCGCTGGCCGTAA